In a single window of the Littorina saxatilis isolate snail1 linkage group LG5, US_GU_Lsax_2.0, whole genome shotgun sequence genome:
- the LOC138966918 gene encoding GTP-binding protein Di-Ras2-like, with translation MPEQSNDYRVVVFGAGGVGKSSLVLRFVRGTFRESYIPTIEDTYRQVISCNKQVCTLQITDTTGSHQFPAMQRLSISKGHAFILVYSITSRQSLEELKPIYDELLEIKGDMEGIPIMLVGNKCDETNREVPVQECAELAKRWNCAFLETSAKTNHNVKELFQELLQLEKRRTVSLQLETKKSKSQKRKEKLKGKCLLM, from the coding sequence ATGCCGGAGCAGAGCAACGACTACCGGGTGGTGGTGTTCGGGGCGGGCGGCGTGGGCAAGAGCTCCCTCGTGCTGCGCTTCGTCCGGGGCACCTTCCGCGAGAGCTACATCCCCACCATCGAGGACACGTACCGCCAGGTGATCTCGTGCAACAAGCAGGTGTGCACGCTACAGATCACGGACACGACGGGCAGCCACCAGTTTCCCGCCATGCAGCGACTGTCCATCTCCAAAGGGCACGCCTTCATCCTGGTCTACTCCATCACCTCCAGGCAGTCCCTGGAGGAGCTCAAGCCCATCTACGACGAGCTGTTGGAGATCAAAGGCGACATGGAGGGCATCCCCATCATGCTGGTGGGCAACAAGTGCGACGAGACCAACCGCGAGGTGCCCGTGCAGGAGTGCGCCGAGCTTGCCAAGCGGTGGAACTGTGCCTTCCTGGAGACCTCGGCCAAGACCAACCACAACGTCAAGGAGCTCTTCCAGGAGCTGCTCCAGCTGGAGAAGCGAAGGACGGTCAGTCTCCAGCTGGAGACCAAGAAGTCCAAGTCGCAGAAGCGCAAGGAGAAGTTAAAGGGCAAGTGCTTGCTAATGTGA